One stretch of Cervus canadensis isolate Bull #8, Minnesota chromosome 5, ASM1932006v1, whole genome shotgun sequence DNA includes these proteins:
- the ANGPTL2 gene encoding angiopoietin-related protein 2, translating to MRPLCMTCWWLGLLAALGAAASQKDGLEGTEEGSPGEFVYLNRYKRAGESPDKCTYTFIVPQQRVTGAICVNSKEPEVLLENRVHKQELELLNNELLKQKRQIETLQQLVEVDGGIVSEVKLLRKESRNMNSRVTQLYMQLLHEIIRKRDNALELSQLENRILNQTADMLQLASKYKDLEHKYQHLATLAHNQSEIIAQLEEHCQRVPAARPVPQPPPAAPPRVYQPPPYNRIINQISTNEIQSDQNLKVLPPPLPTMPTLTSLPSSTDKPSGPWRDCLQALEDGHDTSSIYLVKPENTNRLMQVWCDQRHDPGGWTVIQRRLDGSVNFFRNWETYKQGFGNIDGEYWLGLENIYWLTNQGNYKLLVTMEDWSGRKVFAEYASFRLEPESEYYKLRLGRYHGNAGDSFTWHNGKQFTTLDRDHDVYTGNCAHYQKGGWWYNACAHSNLNGVWYRGGHYRSRYQDGVYWAEFRGGSYSLKKVVMMIRPNPNTFH from the exons ATGAGGCCGCTGTGCATGACGTGCTGGTGGCTGGGACTGCTGGCTGCCCTGGGAGCGGCGGCGAGCCAGAAGGATGGCTTGGAGGGCACCGAGGAGGGCTCACCCGGTGAGTTCGTCTACCTGAACAGGTACAAGCGGGCCGGCGAGTCCCCGGACAAGTGCACCTACACCTTCATTGTGCCCCAGCAGCGGGTTACAGGCGCCATCTGCGTCAACTCCAAGGAGCCCGAGGTGCTCCTGGAGAACAGGGTGCACAAGCAGGAGCTGGAGCTGCTCAACAACGAGCTGCTCAAGCAGAAGCGGCAGATCGAGACGCTGCAGCAGCTGGTGGAGGTGGACGGCGGCATCGTGAGCGAGGTGAAGCTGCTGCGCAAGGAGAGCCGCAACATGAACTCGCGGGTCACCCAGCTCTACATGCAGCTCCTGCACGAGATCATCCGCAAGCGGGACAACGCGCTCGAGCTCTCGCAGCTGGAGAACCGCATCCTCAACCAGACGGCTGACATGCTGCAGCTGGCCAGCAAGTACAAGGACCTGGAGCACAAGTACCAGCATCTGGCCACGCTGGCCCACAACCAGTCTGAGATCATCGCCCAGCTGGAGGAGCACTGCCAGCGGGTGCCCGCCGCCCGGCCCGTGCCCCAGCCGCCCCCCGCTGCCCCGCCCCGCGTCTACCAGCCGCCCCCCTACAACCGCATCATCAACCAGATCTCCACCAACGAGATCCAGAGCGACCAGAACCTGAAGGTGCTGCCGCCCCCTCTGCCCACCATGCCCACCCTCACCAGCCTCCCGTCCTCCACAGACAAGCCGTCAG GCCCATGGAGAGACTGCCTGCAAGCCCTGGAGGATGGCCACGACACCAGCTCCATCTACCTGGTGAAGCCAGAGAATACCAACCGCCTCATGCAGGTGTGGTGCGACCAGAGACATGACCCCGGGGGCTGGACGGTCATCCAGAGGCGGCTGGACGGCTCGGTCAACTTCTTCCGGAACTGGGAGACGTACAAG CAAGGGTTTGGGAACATTGACGGCGAGTACTGGCTGGGCCTGGAGAACATTTACTGGCTGACGAACCAAGGCAACTACAAGCTGCTGGTGACCATGGAGGACTGGTCTGGCCGCAAGGTCTTTGCAGAGTATGCTAGCTTCCGCCTGGAGCCTGAGAGCGAGTATTACAAGCTGCGGCTGGGGCGCTACCATGGCAATGCTGGCGACTCCTTCACCTGGCACAATGGCAAGCAGTTCACCACCCTGGACAGAGACCACGACGTCTACACAG GCAACTGTGCCCACTACCAGAAGGGCGGCTGGTGGTATAACGCCTGTGCCCACTCCAACCTCAATGGGGTCTGGTACCGAGGGGGCCACTACCGGAGCCGCTACCAGGACGGGGTCTACTGGGCTGAGTTCCGCGGAGGCTCCTACTCGCTCAAGAAGGTGGTGATGATGATCCGGCCCAACCCCAACACCTTCCACTAG